From Bicyclus anynana chromosome 18, ilBicAnyn1.1, whole genome shotgun sequence, a single genomic window includes:
- the LOC112056378 gene encoding uncharacterized protein LOC112056378, whose translation MNHTANILPPNPEALRTIGWIAAKIAYYNFDWRYITLVMFHTIQYVVALDSFLSNYKQSVILKRGKFIPQHRNVVPQYVLFGKDTDSLIDTINWLDKSKYDNSGKYIIICTSPYNRDCQESLIFVTLSKVLIINAIYLRAKSLNELMAFSYKIVLPDKCINSEPFALNITECSSDDCFKNLYPEKLKNFFKCPLIISTFEQPPFMYLNNITMEPSGGDGDIVKLVANVLNATLEIKTPIEGNDAGLFRYNNWTGSLGDVYNDRVHVSVCSLPVTANKYGNFQISFIYNYMDIVWTAQLPPFKPSWQKLLSPYQTDLRIALFFMFVGIVCVNAFTNSSMWRNIRRVVKMRPIRSSLLFYSWALFLAMPIMKMPRRRPLLLVVYTWIWFCFVVKNAYQSVLIRSLKNDIYEDFFSDFESVVKNKLPYGGLATLREYYIDEPLIYKNWIALDYDDAKDTLDRISNESTDFVLAMNREIIIEHLIVHNTRRLQLLPEKIVNSPTVMYFKKHSVLTQPVSHVLSICVEAGLTQRTYRNYISHKKQLFSQRLVKGQRKPLTFDNFRACMILIVFGWCLSTIFFAAEAYCGRIEAES comes from the coding sequence atGAACCACACAGCAAATATATTACCCCCAAATCCAGAAGCCTTGAGAACAATAGGATGGATTGCAGCGAAGATAGCTTACTACAATTTTGATTGGCGGTATATCACACTTGTGATGTTTCACACAATTCAATATGTGGTTGCGTTGGATTCATTTTTGAGTAATTATAAACAATCTGTGATATTGAAACGTGGAAAATTTATTCCTCAACATCGAAACGTCGTACCGCAATATGTACTATTTGGAAAAGATACTGATTCGTTAATTGATACAATTAACTGGTTGGACAAATCCAAATATGATAACTCTGGGAAATACATCATTATTTGTACATCGCCTTATAATAGAGATTGTCAAGAGTCACtgatttttgtaactctatctAAAGTATTGATTATTAATGCGATATATTTAAGAGCAAAGAGTTTAAATGAATTAATGGCATTTTCGTATAAGATCGTACTACCAGATAAATGTATAAATAGTGAACCGTTTGCATTAAATATTACCGAATGTTCGTCTGATGattgtttcaaaaatttgtATCCAGAGAAATTGAAAAATTTCTTTAAGTGTCCATTGATCATATCTACTTTCGAGCAGCCACcgtttatgtatttaaataatatcactATGGAACCTTCTGGTGGAGACGGTGATATTGTGAAACTGGTAGCCAATGTGTTAAATGCAACGTTAGAAATAAAGACACCTATTGAAGGTAATGATGCTGGTTTGTTTAGATATAATAATTGGACTGGTTCTTTGGGTGATGTTTACAATGACCGAGTCCACGTATCAGTGTGTTCCTTACCCGTTACAGCGAATAAGTACGGTAATTTCCAAATATCTTTCATATATAACTATATGGATATAGTTTGGACTGCACAGTTACCACCATTCAAACCGTCATGGCAGAAACTTTTGAGCCCATATCAGACGGACCTGAGAATAGCATTGTTCTTCATGTTTGTTGGAATTGTATGTGTGAACGCATTCACAAATTCTAGTATGTGGAGAAATATTAGAAGAGTCGTTAAAATGCGTCCTATACGGTcaagtttattgttttattcGTGGGCATTATTTTTAGCCATGCCTATAATGAAGATGCCAAGAAGACGTCCTCTTTTACTAGTCGTGTACACCTGGATATGGTTTTGCTTTGTAGTGAAAAATGCGTATCAATCAGTGCTCATAAGATCTCTGAAAAATGACATTTACGAGGACTTTTTCTCTGACTTTGAGAgcgttgtaaaaaataaactaccttACGGAGGCCTTGCTACTTTGAGGGAATATTATATTGATGAACcgcttatttacaaaaattggATAGCATTAGATTATGACGACGCTAAAGACACTCTGGATAGAATTTCCAATGAAAGCACCGATTTTGTTTTAGCGATGAACAGGGAAATCATTATTGAGCATTTAATCGTACATAACACCAGACGTTTGCAACTTTTGCCTGAAAAAATTGTCAATAGTCCAACTGTGATGTATTTTAAGAAGCATTCGGTTCTAACTCAACCAGTCAGTCACGTTTTGAGCATTTGTGTAGAAGCTGGGCTAACTCAAAGAACTTACAGAAATTATATAAGCCACAAGAAACAGCTGTTTTCTCAAAGATTAGTCAAAGGGCAACGTAAGCCCCTCACTTTTGATAATTTTAGAGCTTGCATGATATTGATAGTTTTTGGGTGGTGTTTGTCGACCATTTTTTTCGCAGCTGAAGCTTATTGTGGACGTATCGAAGCTGAGAGTTAA
- the LOC112056379 gene encoding uncharacterized protein LOC112056379 has protein sequence MAINSAIANITSNECESIETMAQSAAKIAFHNFKWQFVTLVLFNTTLMCGVNAFLRSFKKNTIVANDMYIPLYSRRSITRQYVIFGTNLDSILHLLTWMERRKFDNTADHLIICQSKGRDNCDEVIALQYLWERRIMSTIFINDVFHNGTSGYYYEYGEECRNTPPIKVADWDSCVSTNISSYCAGKFPLPFHNMYGCPLIVSTFFQPPYMYITDGMPSGADGDLLKIIIQALNATLVIKTPSRGDGWGNLDENGTWVGCLGDLYFDLANISMASAAITHARYTSFELSIFYYTTTIVWITHPPTLEPSSYKLLRPFKVDARIALGLSFLFVVILALFFRTNFCTSLCHIINAGRLPDSVIFSAWKMCMGQAVTVVPLKMTTLYLILFWIWYCFLVRTFYQVHLINSLKTDVYSQELLTIEDAIAEGYSFGGGPALREYYVDSPLVYRNWEGRDSSEYKMILLNISQGMKYVLAVNVAMVRKFLRKPGSKLQILPQTVICSPIGIFLKKYSPLTEVINRKLTHLFEFGFPEKIFKNNTDSGYVEKPTDENKPIKLIHFTGCYILLLVGWVLSFILFLIELYVNRQRKPTIRFSN, from the coding sequence ATGGCCATAAACAGTGCAATAGCGAACATAACCTCAAATGAATGCGAAAGTATAGAGACTATGGCCCAAAGTGCTGCTAAAATAGCATTCCACAACTTCAAGTGGCAATTTGTTACACTAGTTTTGTTCAATACGACACTTATGTGCGGTGTGAACGCTTTTCTGCGGTCttttaaaaagaatacaatagttGCTAACGATATGTATATTCCGTTGTATTCTCGGCGTTCTATTACGCGACAGTATGTTATATTTGGAACTAATTTGGAtagcattttacatttattaacttGGATGGAGAGACGTAAATTTGACAACACCGCCGATCATCTGATCATATGCCAATCTAAAGGACGAGACAATTGCGATGAGGTTATCGCTCTGCAATATTTATGGGAGCGAAGAATTATGAGCACTATATTCATTAACGATGTATTCCATAATGGTACGAGTGGTTATTATTATGAATACGGAGAAGAATGCAGAAATACACCGCCAATTAAAGTAGCCGATTGGGATTCTTGCGTTTCCACAAACATATCGAGTTATTGTGCTGGAAAATTTCCTCTGCCATTTCATAATATGTACGGATGTCCTCTAATAGTATCAACGTTTTTCCAACCTCCTTACATGTATATCACCGATGGTATGCCTTCAGGAGCTGATGGAGACTTGTTGAAGATTATAATACAAGCGCTGAATGCTACTCTCGTGATCAAGACACCGAGTAGAGGAGATGGCTGGGGAAATCTAGACGAGAACGGTACGTGGGTAGGATGTCTCGGTGACCTTTACTTCGATTTAGCAAACATTTCTATGGCATCTGCTGCCATTACCCACGCAAGATACACGTCGTTTGAACTGTCCATATTTTACTACACTACTACAATAGTCTGGATAACACATCCACCAACACTGGAGCCATCTTCGTATAAACTCCTTCGCCCATTTAAGGTTGACGCTCGAATTGCTTTAGgcctttcttttttatttgttgttattcTGGCTCTATTTTTCAGAACTAACTTCTGTACATCTTTATGTCACATAATAAATGCAGGCCGTTTACCGGATAGTGTAATATTCTCGGCATGGAAGATGTGCATGGGTCAAGCAGTCACTGTCGTACCTTTGAAAATGACGACTCTCTATTTGATACTGTTCTGGATTTGGTACTGTTTCTTAGTGAGAACGTTTTACCAAGTGCATCtgattaattctttaaaaacagACGTATATTCGCAAGAATTGTTGACTATAGAGGATGCTATTGCTGAAGGTTATTCCTTTGGTGGAGGTCCAGCATTGCGGGAGTACTATGTTGATTCCCCTTTAGTTTATAGAAACTGGGAAGGCAGAGATAGTTCTGAGTATAAaatgattttgttaaatatatcaCAAGGAATGAAGTACGTTTTAGCGGTAAACGTAGCAATGGTCCGAAAGTTTCTTAGAAAACCAGGAAGCAAGTTACAAATTTTACCTCAGACAGTTATTTGTAGCCCTATAGGCATATTTTTGAAGAAATATTCTCCTTTAACTGAAGTGATTAATCGAAAATTGACACATTTGTTTGAATTTGGATTTCCTGAAAAGATTTTCAAGAACAATACCGATTCAGGATATGTGGAGAAACCGACAGATGAGAACAAACCGATCAAGCTCATACATTTCACGGGatgttacattttattgttaGTTGGCTGGGTTTTGtcgtttattttgtttcttattGAATTGTACGTCAATAGACAAAGGAAACCTACCATTAGGTTTAGTAATTGA